One Scomber scombrus chromosome 1, fScoSco1.1, whole genome shotgun sequence DNA segment encodes these proteins:
- the calml4a gene encoding calmodulin-like protein 4a, with product MAKFFTPVQINEFKECFSLYDKKQKGKIDAKDLITVMRCLGTSPTLGEIDRHLQVHKIDKKGELDFSMFLTMMHRQMQQEDPKAEILEALKMTDKQKKGYIQASELRAKLTLLGEKLTHKEVDELFKEANVKSNGTVNYEEFTQMVTLPPVDY from the exons ATG GCTAAATTCTTCACACCAGTTCAAATCAATG AATTCAAGGAGTGCTTCTCCTTGTATGACAAGAAACAAAAGGGAAAGATTGACGCTAAGGACCTGATCACAGTCATGCGCTGCCTGGGTACAAGCCCCACGCTCGGTGAAATTGACAGACATCTTCAAGTTCACAAAATCG ACAAGAAAGGTGAGCTGGACTTCTCCATGTTCCTGACCATGATGCACAGACAGATGCAACAGGAAGACCCCAAGGCAGAAATCCTGGAGGCCCTGAAGATGACGGACAAGCAGAAGAAAGGATACATCCAGGCATCTGAGCTCCGAGCCAAGCTCACATTGTTAGGAGAGAAACTTACCCACAAAGAAG TGGATGAGCTGTTTAAAGAGGCAAACGTCAAGTCAAACGGGACAGTCAACTATGAAGAGTTCACCCAGATGGTGACGCTGCCACCTGTCGATTACTAA